The following proteins are encoded in a genomic region of Burkholderia cepacia:
- a CDS encoding aromatic ring-hydroxylating oxygenase subunit alpha, with translation MSNLSDALQLKSAHSQLPVTAYFDEALLEREIETLFKKGPRYVGHELMVPEAGDYFALPSEKEGRVLVRNQTNQIELLSNVCRHRQAIMLNGRGHTQNIVCPLHRWTYDLEGELLGAPHFPDKPCLNLGKSPLQNWQGLLFEAEGRNVARDLANLGTKHHFDFSEYHFDHVEVHECDYNWKTFIEVYLEDYHVVPFHPGLGSFVSCDDLKWEFGDWYSVQTVGVHNALAKPGSATYQKWHEQVLKFRNGVPPEFGAIWMVYYPGLMIEWYPHVLVVSWLIPQGPQKTTNIVEFYYPEEIALFEREFVEAERAAYMETAVEDDEIAMRMDAGRRALMARGESQVGPYQSPMEDGMQHFHEFLRRHLGDL, from the coding sequence CGAGCGCGAGATCGAAACCCTCTTCAAGAAAGGACCTCGTTACGTCGGGCACGAGTTGATGGTGCCCGAGGCGGGGGATTATTTTGCGCTGCCGTCCGAGAAGGAAGGCCGCGTGCTGGTCCGCAACCAGACGAACCAGATCGAGCTGCTGTCGAACGTCTGCCGTCACCGTCAGGCGATCATGCTTAACGGGCGCGGGCACACGCAGAATATCGTGTGCCCGCTGCACCGCTGGACGTACGACCTGGAAGGCGAGTTGCTCGGCGCGCCGCACTTCCCCGACAAGCCGTGCCTGAACCTCGGCAAGAGCCCGCTGCAAAACTGGCAGGGGCTGCTGTTCGAGGCCGAAGGCCGGAATGTCGCGCGCGACCTCGCCAACCTCGGCACGAAGCATCACTTCGACTTCTCCGAGTACCACTTCGATCACGTCGAAGTGCACGAGTGCGATTACAACTGGAAGACGTTCATCGAGGTCTACCTCGAGGATTACCACGTCGTCCCGTTCCATCCGGGCCTCGGCAGCTTCGTGTCGTGCGACGACCTCAAATGGGAGTTCGGCGACTGGTACAGCGTGCAGACGGTCGGCGTGCACAACGCCCTCGCGAAACCGGGCAGCGCGACTTACCAGAAATGGCACGAGCAGGTGCTGAAGTTCCGCAACGGCGTGCCGCCGGAGTTCGGTGCGATCTGGATGGTCTACTACCCGGGCCTGATGATCGAGTGGTATCCGCACGTGCTCGTCGTGTCGTGGCTGATTCCGCAAGGCCCGCAGAAGACGACCAACATTGTCGAGTTCTATTACCCCGAGGAAATCGCGCTGTTCGAACGCGAGTTCGTCGAGGCCGAGCGCGCCGCCTATATGGAAACGGCCGTCGAGGACGACGAGATCGCAATGCGGATGGACGCAGGCCGCCGTGCACTGATGGCACGCGGCGAGTCGCAGGTCGGCCCGTACCAGAGCCCGATGGAAGACGGCATGCAGCACTTCCACGAGTTCCTGCGCCGCCACCTCGGCGACCTCTGA
- a CDS encoding sulfurtransferase: protein MPHTHYTTLISAANLAERLAAAPGSVVLFDCRFDLVDPAAGEAAYAAGHIPGAQYLHLDRDLSGRKTGTNGRHPLPTRDALATLLASRGLKQGQQVVAYDAQGGAYAARLWWLLRWLGHDSVAVLDGGLQAWEAAGQPLTADVPQPAAGDFRAAAPLESTVDAAAVLANVSAPTRVVIDARAPDRYRGENETIDRVGGHIPGARNRFFKDNLNADGRFKTGHELREAFSTVLAGTEPNRVILQCGSGVTACHNALAMEVAGLHGASLYPGSWSEWSADPSRPIATGPTP from the coding sequence ATGCCACACACTCACTACACCACGCTCATCTCCGCCGCCAATCTCGCCGAGCGCCTGGCCGCGGCGCCCGGCAGCGTCGTCCTGTTCGACTGCCGCTTCGATCTCGTCGATCCCGCTGCCGGCGAAGCCGCGTATGCGGCCGGCCATATCCCGGGCGCACAGTATCTCCATCTCGACCGCGACCTGTCGGGCCGCAAAACAGGCACCAACGGCCGCCATCCGCTACCGACCCGCGACGCACTCGCCACGCTGCTCGCCAGCCGCGGCCTCAAGCAGGGCCAGCAAGTCGTCGCATACGACGCGCAAGGCGGCGCCTATGCGGCGCGCCTGTGGTGGCTGCTGCGCTGGCTCGGCCACGATTCGGTCGCCGTGCTCGACGGCGGCCTGCAGGCCTGGGAAGCGGCCGGCCAGCCGCTGACGGCCGACGTGCCGCAACCGGCCGCCGGCGATTTCCGCGCGGCTGCGCCGCTCGAATCGACGGTCGACGCGGCAGCCGTGCTCGCCAACGTGAGCGCACCCACGCGCGTCGTGATCGATGCGCGCGCACCGGACCGCTACCGCGGCGAAAACGAAACAATCGATCGTGTCGGCGGCCACATCCCCGGCGCGCGCAACCGCTTCTTCAAGGACAACCTGAACGCCGACGGCCGCTTCAAGACCGGCCATGAACTGCGCGAGGCGTTCTCGACCGTGCTGGCAGGCACCGAGCCGAACCGCGTGATCCTGCAATGCGGCTCCGGCGTGACGGCGTGCCACAACGCCCTGGCAATGGAAGTGGCCGGCCTGCACGGCGCATCGCTGTATCCGGGCTCGTGGAGCGAATGGAGCGCCGATCCGTCGCGGCCGATCGCAACCGGCCCGACGCCGTAA